A region of Polyangiaceae bacterium DNA encodes the following proteins:
- a CDS encoding response regulator transcription factor: MAQRILVVEDEPAIAESVAYALRRDGFTVEIAGTCDAATRAGDSELIVLDLMLPDGSGFDLIGTWRRAGRSTPIIVLSSRDGEADRVAALETGADDYVMKPFSPREVVARVRAVLRRASPGKSSPAAPGRPPLGVDEATRRAQVDGKPLELTRVEFDLLACLLESPGRVYTRAQIIDKVWGDGFAITDRTIDSHVKSLRKKVADAGGDPGLIETVRGVGYRIAEEPPNGAEKP, translated from the coding sequence ATGGCACAGCGCATCCTGGTCGTGGAGGACGAGCCCGCCATCGCGGAATCGGTGGCGTATGCCCTGCGTCGCGACGGCTTCACGGTGGAGATCGCCGGCACTTGCGACGCCGCGACGCGCGCCGGGGACTCGGAGCTCATCGTCCTCGACCTGATGCTCCCGGACGGCAGCGGCTTCGACCTGATCGGCACCTGGCGGCGCGCCGGTCGCTCGACGCCCATCATCGTGCTGTCGAGCCGCGACGGCGAGGCCGACCGCGTCGCGGCGCTGGAGACCGGCGCGGACGACTACGTGATGAAGCCGTTCTCTCCCCGCGAGGTCGTCGCGCGAGTGCGGGCCGTGCTGCGGCGCGCCAGTCCGGGCAAGAGCTCGCCGGCCGCCCCAGGGCGCCCGCCCCTCGGGGTGGACGAGGCGACGCGGCGCGCGCAGGTGGACGGCAAGCCCCTGGAGCTCACTCGCGTCGAGTTCGACCTCTTGGCCTGCCTGCTCGAGAGCCCCGGCCGCGTGTACACGCGCGCGCAGATCATCGACAAGGTCTGGGGCGACGGCTTCGCCATCACCGACCGAACCATCGACTCGCACGTGAAGAGCCTGCGCAAGAAGGTGGCCGACGCGGGCGGCGACCCGGGCCTGATCGAGACCGTGCGGGGAGTCGGGTACCGCATCGCCGAGGAGCCGCCGAACGGCGCCGAGAAGCCGTGA
- a CDS encoding two-component sensor histidine kinase, translated as MIRLVVVAAAAIGLILFAAFVVSRLLATRTRGLSIRMQIFLALGLIVGAFAFGLGIMVIDRIEARAVRLASQAALDESAVVAGIVGAEMDRGNIRIEEIAVRLETERERGAELSFELLDRDGRMLFPRGRASRKGEPGTVSVDTPIVIRGAAAGSARVVKPTVVMLRLLEDFAPTVLVISLVLGAAAAAAAALIGRAIARPIEKLSTFAEKVSAGERVAAPLEPAGREVTRLNRSIDSMRRQLQGRPFVETFAADLSHELKNPVAAIRASAEVLEEGAIDEPEEARRFVGRIREATERIERLLGDLLSLARIEARGAEDLEVVDLGTVVRVALDALGDASARVRSRTEGDTRIRGEEAWLVRCIDNLLENALIHSGDDQPVELHLRREEDGVVLDVASSGSVPKHVRERLFRRFVTTRSDKGGTGLGLSIVRAVAEAHGGRAELAEAGPPRVVFRLVFPPARRRAAEQIKEAAGEAREALERRSKPRHDAPVEEET; from the coding sequence GTGATCCGCCTGGTCGTCGTCGCTGCTGCCGCCATCGGGTTGATCCTGTTCGCGGCCTTCGTGGTGTCGCGCCTGCTCGCGACGCGCACCCGCGGCCTCTCGATCCGCATGCAGATCTTCCTGGCGCTCGGCCTAATCGTCGGGGCCTTCGCCTTCGGGCTGGGCATCATGGTGATCGACCGCATCGAGGCGCGAGCCGTGCGCCTGGCGAGCCAGGCGGCGCTGGACGAGAGCGCGGTGGTGGCCGGGATCGTCGGCGCCGAGATGGACCGCGGCAACATCCGCATCGAAGAGATCGCCGTGCGCCTCGAGACCGAGCGCGAGCGGGGCGCGGAGCTCTCCTTCGAGCTGCTCGACCGCGACGGGCGCATGCTCTTTCCGCGCGGCCGGGCCAGCAGGAAGGGCGAGCCCGGCACCGTCAGCGTGGACACGCCCATCGTGATCCGCGGCGCCGCAGCGGGCTCCGCCCGCGTGGTCAAGCCGACGGTGGTGATGTTGAGGCTGCTCGAGGACTTCGCGCCGACGGTGCTGGTCATCAGCCTGGTCCTGGGCGCAGCGGCGGCGGCGGCGGCCGCGCTGATCGGGCGCGCCATCGCCCGCCCCATCGAGAAGCTCAGCACCTTCGCCGAGAAGGTCAGCGCCGGGGAGCGGGTCGCCGCACCGCTCGAGCCGGCCGGACGCGAGGTGACGCGCCTGAACCGCTCCATCGACTCGATGCGCCGCCAGCTCCAAGGCCGTCCCTTCGTCGAGACCTTCGCCGCCGATCTGTCCCACGAGCTGAAGAACCCCGTGGCCGCGATCCGCGCCAGCGCCGAGGTGCTCGAGGAAGGGGCCATCGACGAGCCGGAGGAGGCGCGGCGCTTCGTCGGGCGCATCCGCGAGGCGACCGAGCGCATCGAACGACTGCTCGGCGATCTGCTGAGCCTCGCGCGCATCGAGGCGCGCGGCGCGGAAGACCTGGAGGTCGTCGACCTCGGTACCGTGGTCCGCGTCGCGCTCGACGCGCTCGGTGACGCTTCCGCTCGAGTCAGGAGCCGCACCGAGGGGGACACGCGCATCCGCGGCGAAGAAGCCTGGCTGGTCCGCTGCATCGACAACCTGCTGGAGAACGCGCTGATTCACTCGGGCGACGACCAACCCGTCGAGCTCCACCTGCGCCGGGAAGAAGACGGAGTGGTGCTCGACGTGGCGAGCTCCGGCTCCGTTCCCAAGCACGTCCGCGAACGGCTCTTCCGACGCTTCGTCACCACCCGCTCGGACAAAGGCGGCACCGGGCTCGGCCTGTCGATCGTGCGGGCCGTAGCCGAGGCGCACGGTGGTCGCGCCGAGCTGGCCGAGGCGGGTCCGCCCCGGGTGGTGTTCCGCCTGGTCTTCCCGCCGGCGCGCCGGCGCGCCGCCGAGCAGATCAAGGAAGCCGCGGGCGAGGCCCGCGAGGCCCTCGAGCGGCGCTCGAAGCCCAGGCACGACGCGCCGGTCGAGGAAGAGACCTGA
- a CDS encoding GMC family oxidoreductase, whose protein sequence is MPPSAARQPDFGPLPPDDLAERTFDVCIVGSGASGAVAADELCRAGLDVVVVEQGPYVDPETRFADVVHWAEPAYVRVFSGCFALQGNPWSSCNVGGGTVFYGGASFRYRSLDFDPSRWLPAADLPVAWPFGYDELEPYYGEIEQRIGVAADASGDPTAPPTPSARYLPAVAPSAAAAIVAAGARSLGLHPFPTPLAINTVPHAGRAECANSNPCIEHRCERFAKGDAETVFLRPLLEAGSLTLYAGLVAARLERSSRSSVSTLVALRVDTGQSYRIRARRFVLAANAIQSAALLLRSADEHSPGGLGNDHDMVGRGLCFKISEWVDGFVDAAEPNDNDGPFSTLALTDHYLDAAAPSGLGGLIYEARYGHRFALHQGLPVRIECILADHPARDNRVLLSRERDRHGLSRIIMDYTPHPTDLARLEHMVERCRELLGASGCRLIRREGKAPHFGGTHLHGACRAGDDPTTSVVDAWGRVHGVDNLYVIDGGFMPYPGGVNPTLTIQANALRCARRMAQER, encoded by the coding sequence ATGCCGCCCAGCGCCGCCCGACAGCCCGACTTCGGCCCGCTGCCGCCGGACGACTTGGCCGAGCGGACCTTCGACGTGTGCATCGTGGGCAGCGGCGCATCGGGGGCGGTGGCGGCGGACGAGCTCTGCCGCGCCGGGCTCGACGTCGTGGTGGTCGAGCAAGGCCCCTACGTCGACCCGGAGACACGCTTCGCCGACGTGGTGCACTGGGCCGAGCCGGCCTACGTGCGTGTGTTCAGCGGCTGCTTCGCGCTCCAGGGCAACCCCTGGTCGAGCTGCAACGTGGGCGGCGGCACCGTGTTCTACGGCGGCGCGTCGTTCCGCTACCGCAGCCTGGACTTCGACCCGAGCCGCTGGCTGCCGGCCGCGGATCTGCCGGTCGCCTGGCCCTTCGGCTACGACGAGCTCGAGCCCTACTACGGCGAGATCGAGCAGCGCATCGGCGTCGCGGCGGACGCGAGCGGGGATCCCACGGCGCCGCCGACTCCGAGCGCGCGCTACCTGCCGGCGGTCGCCCCGAGCGCCGCCGCGGCGATCGTCGCAGCAGGCGCTCGCAGCTTGGGGCTGCATCCCTTCCCCACCCCGCTGGCCATCAACACCGTCCCGCACGCGGGCCGCGCGGAGTGCGCCAACTCGAACCCCTGCATCGAGCACCGCTGCGAGCGCTTCGCCAAGGGCGACGCGGAGACGGTGTTCCTGCGGCCGCTGCTCGAAGCGGGCAGCCTGACGCTGTACGCCGGGCTCGTCGCCGCGCGCCTGGAGCGGAGCTCGCGTTCGTCGGTCTCGACTCTGGTCGCGCTGCGGGTGGACACCGGGCAGAGCTACCGCATCCGGGCCCGCCGCTTCGTCCTGGCGGCGAACGCCATTCAATCGGCAGCGCTGCTCCTGCGCTCGGCGGACGAGCACTCACCGGGTGGGCTCGGCAACGACCACGACATGGTGGGGCGCGGCTTGTGCTTCAAGATCAGCGAGTGGGTGGACGGCTTCGTCGACGCGGCGGAGCCCAATGACAACGACGGGCCGTTCTCCACCCTCGCGCTCACGGATCACTACCTGGACGCCGCCGCGCCGAGCGGGCTCGGCGGGCTGATCTACGAGGCGCGCTACGGGCACCGCTTCGCCCTGCACCAGGGGCTGCCGGTGCGCATCGAGTGCATCCTGGCGGACCACCCGGCGCGCGACAACCGCGTGCTGCTCTCGCGCGAGCGCGATCGCCATGGCCTGTCGCGTATCATCATGGACTACACGCCGCACCCGACGGATCTGGCGCGACTCGAGCACATGGTGGAGCGCTGCCGGGAGCTCCTCGGCGCCTCCGGCTGTCGTCTGATCCGCCGCGAGGGCAAGGCGCCGCACTTCGGCGGCACTCACCTGCACGGCGCCTGCCGCGCCGGCGACGATCCGACCACGAGTGTGGTGGACGCCTGGGGGCGCGTGCACGGCGTGGACAACCTGTACGTGATCGACGGCGGGTTCATGCCCTACCCGGGTGGCGTCAACCCGACCCTGACCATCCAGGCGAACGCGCTGCGCTGCGCGCGCCGGATGGCACAGGAGCGCTGA
- a CDS encoding phenylacetate--CoA ligase family protein, which translates to MARAGLGPDPHARPFAELARAYARGAAGLLPQVLGNAWLPAPALRRLVEARRARILRHAAENVPHYREKFRAAGLGVRRLADPRAFAEVPFLEKRHVKDETEALLWPAVNRTTLLERKSSGSTGSPVRVYFDPVAELPRRVQELRFLTAHGFRPWHTQMILDAPAHLAPQPFLPQRLRVWRREAYPWWLAPEQALAEVDRRQPDWFHGVLAGIRMLALAIEAAGGLAYRPFRVVTKGELLDPSTRWFIENAFGAKIVDFYATEETGIIAWECPRGGGYHVDEDFNFVEVVRPDGSPAEPGEVGEVVLTNLYQRAMPIIRYRVGDLAALHAEPCACGRSLPLLSQLRGRKLDFLITPSGALHDPFRVMAVMERVAHVRWFRVIQTALERVEVRVGWEREASPAARADVTAAIQGGLRELLGEEMRVDVVTVDEFRVEIGEKAPLVKGLPGQELAALAERGYKLAF; encoded by the coding sequence ATGGCCCGGGCCGGGCTCGGGCCAGACCCGCACGCGCGTCCGTTCGCAGAGCTCGCGAGGGCCTACGCTCGAGGTGCCGCCGGGCTCCTGCCGCAGGTGCTCGGTAACGCCTGGTTGCCCGCCCCTGCGCTCCGCCGGCTCGTCGAGGCGCGGCGCGCGCGCATCCTGCGGCACGCCGCGGAGAACGTGCCGCACTACCGCGAGAAGTTTCGCGCCGCCGGCCTCGGCGTCCGTCGCCTCGCCGATCCTCGCGCCTTCGCCGAGGTGCCATTCCTGGAGAAGCGACACGTCAAGGACGAGACCGAGGCGCTGCTCTGGCCCGCGGTGAATCGCACCACGCTCCTGGAGCGAAAGTCGAGCGGCTCAACCGGCTCGCCGGTGCGGGTCTATTTCGACCCCGTGGCGGAGCTTCCGCGGCGGGTGCAGGAGCTGCGTTTCCTGACGGCCCACGGCTTTCGCCCTTGGCACACGCAGATGATCCTGGACGCCCCGGCGCACCTGGCCCCCCAGCCGTTCTTGCCGCAGCGGCTGCGGGTGTGGCGCCGCGAGGCCTACCCGTGGTGGCTCGCCCCGGAGCAGGCCCTCGCGGAGGTCGACCGCCGGCAGCCGGACTGGTTCCACGGCGTGCTCGCCGGCATCCGCATGCTCGCGCTGGCCATCGAGGCGGCCGGCGGGCTCGCTTACCGGCCGTTCCGCGTCGTCACCAAAGGCGAGCTGCTCGACCCGAGCACGCGCTGGTTCATCGAGAACGCGTTCGGCGCGAAGATCGTCGATTTCTACGCCACGGAGGAGACCGGCATCATCGCCTGGGAGTGTCCTCGGGGTGGCGGATACCACGTGGATGAGGACTTCAACTTCGTCGAGGTGGTGCGCCCGGACGGCAGCCCGGCGGAGCCGGGCGAGGTCGGGGAGGTCGTGCTCACGAACTTGTACCAGCGCGCCATGCCCATCATCCGCTACCGCGTCGGAGATCTCGCCGCGCTCCACGCCGAACCCTGCGCGTGCGGGCGCAGCCTGCCACTCCTGAGCCAGCTTCGCGGGCGCAAGCTGGACTTCTTGATCACGCCGAGCGGCGCGCTCCACGACCCGTTCCGCGTCATGGCGGTGATGGAGCGCGTGGCTCACGTGCGCTGGTTCCGCGTCATCCAGACGGCGCTCGAGCGCGTCGAGGTGCGCGTGGGCTGGGAGCGCGAGGCGAGCCCGGCGGCTCGCGCCGACGTGACCGCCGCCATCCAAGGTGGGCTACGCGAGCTCCTGGGAGAGGAGATGCGCGTCGACGTCGTGACGGTGGACGAGTTCCGCGTCGAGATCGGCGAGAAGGCCCCGCTGGTCAAGGGGCTGCCCGGCCAGGAGCTCGCGGCGCTGGCCGAGCGCGGGTACAAGCTGGCGTTCTAG
- a CDS encoding class I SAM-dependent methyltransferase, whose protein sequence is MPVTRSAHDHYGADLAYIHDAGFGALAHRAGPALVAELRARGIRRGLVVELGCGSGILAARLGRAGYDVLGVDVSPAMLRLAKRAAPGACFVRASLHEFPLPRCEAVLALGEGLAYVPVRGRAPSLRRLFARVARALRPGGLFAFDLIVKDGSPRLDARGFRATWDWAVLSEVQERGARLERRITTFRRVGASYRRSAETHAQRLVRRDEVTSLLRGAGFRVSTARAYGKVELLPRRLAFFATRL, encoded by the coding sequence GTGCCAGTAACCCGAAGCGCGCACGATCACTACGGCGCCGACCTCGCGTACATCCATGACGCGGGGTTCGGCGCCCTCGCGCACCGAGCCGGTCCCGCGCTCGTGGCCGAGCTGCGCGCTCGCGGCATTCGACGGGGGCTCGTGGTCGAGCTCGGCTGCGGGAGCGGCATCTTGGCGGCGCGGCTCGGGCGGGCCGGCTACGACGTCCTGGGAGTGGACGTGTCGCCGGCCATGCTGCGCCTGGCGAAGCGCGCGGCGCCCGGGGCGTGCTTCGTGCGGGCGTCGCTCCACGAATTCCCGCTGCCGAGGTGCGAGGCGGTGCTCGCGCTGGGCGAGGGCCTGGCCTACGTCCCCGTTCGCGGGCGGGCGCCGTCGCTCCGGCGGCTGTTCGCGCGCGTGGCGCGCGCGCTCCGGCCCGGTGGGCTGTTCGCGTTCGACCTGATCGTGAAGGACGGCAGCCCGCGGCTCGACGCGCGTGGATTCCGTGCAACGTGGGACTGGGCCGTGCTGAGCGAGGTGCAGGAGCGCGGCGCGCGCCTCGAGCGTCGCATCACGACCTTTCGGCGCGTCGGCGCCAGCTATCGGCGGAGCGCGGAGACACACGCGCAGCGCTTGGTGCGGCGCGACGAGGTGACCTCGCTCTTGCGAGGCGCCGGCTTTCGCGTCAGCACCGCCCGCGCGTACGGCAAGGTCGAGCTCCTACCCAGGCGCCTGGCGTTCTTCGCCACGCGGCTCTGA
- a CDS encoding radical SAM protein yields the protein MRLVSVERLLRRGLDRLAPAPRAAPEPKPARVFWWWEQICNLSCNHCDIGNRTESYRLTPALNVEQKKRVVERLSAWLGRGYSLSLIAGEPFLHRDIFEVLGFASERGAVTSLTTNATLIATKRRARQVVDSGLGFMAVSLDSLDPSFHDQTRGKPGTWAQAMKAIEYVREAREAAGKKRPVVYVNSIVMRGNHDELLRLSDWCKQHDIEGHTFQPIATTDFFQGREHQGDHWFQKSELWPDAAETLALVDELERRRAAGYPIKNTDSDFAAWRTYFQDPTELAKTASCEGELKTLLITETGHVKMCPNTPEDFGSILADDLDRMWSSPAASRARAHVYECDSQCKILANNKEDFYF from the coding sequence ATGCGCCTGGTGTCGGTGGAGCGCTTGCTCCGGAGGGGCCTCGACCGGCTCGCGCCGGCCCCGCGGGCCGCGCCCGAGCCGAAGCCCGCGCGCGTGTTCTGGTGGTGGGAGCAGATCTGCAATCTGTCCTGCAACCACTGCGACATCGGCAACCGCACGGAGAGCTACCGGCTGACCCCCGCTTTGAACGTCGAGCAAAAGAAGCGCGTGGTCGAGCGGCTGTCGGCCTGGCTGGGCCGGGGCTACAGCCTGTCCCTGATCGCCGGCGAGCCCTTCCTGCATCGCGACATCTTCGAGGTGCTCGGCTTCGCCAGCGAGCGCGGCGCCGTCACCTCGCTCACCACCAACGCCACGCTCATCGCCACCAAACGCCGTGCGCGCCAGGTCGTGGACTCCGGGCTCGGCTTCATGGCCGTCTCCCTCGACAGCTTGGACCCGAGCTTCCACGACCAGACGCGCGGCAAGCCCGGCACCTGGGCGCAGGCGATGAAGGCCATCGAATACGTGCGGGAGGCGAGAGAGGCAGCCGGCAAGAAGCGCCCGGTCGTGTACGTGAACTCCATCGTGATGCGCGGGAACCACGACGAGCTGTTGCGCCTGAGCGACTGGTGCAAGCAGCACGACATCGAGGGGCACACGTTCCAGCCCATCGCCACCACCGATTTCTTCCAGGGGCGAGAGCACCAAGGCGACCACTGGTTCCAGAAGAGCGAGCTCTGGCCGGACGCAGCAGAGACCCTGGCGCTGGTGGACGAGCTCGAGCGGCGGCGCGCGGCGGGCTACCCGATCAAGAACACGGACTCCGACTTCGCGGCCTGGCGCACCTATTTCCAGGATCCCACGGAGCTGGCCAAGACCGCGAGCTGCGAGGGCGAGCTCAAGACCTTGCTGATCACCGAGACCGGGCACGTGAAGATGTGCCCGAACACGCCGGAAGACTTCGGGAGCATCCTCGCGGACGACCTCGACCGCATGTGGAGCTCCCCGGCGGCCAGCCGCGCTCGCGCCCACGTCTACGAGTGCGACTCGCAGTGCAAGATCCTGGCGAACAACAAGGAAGACTTCTACTTCTGA
- a CDS encoding histidine phosphatase family protein translates to MKTLLLMRHAKSSWDDDVADHDRPLNARGERSAPQMAALLVGEKLQPDLILSSTALRARSTALSVAEAFAWKPEVRLMRSLYMADPAGILAEIARTPAEVGCLLVVGHNPGMEDLLSDLSLMRQAMPTAAVARFGVRAWSELGSTRPELVHVWRPREVD, encoded by the coding sequence ATGAAGACGCTGCTCCTGATGCGGCACGCGAAGTCGAGCTGGGACGACGACGTCGCCGATCACGACCGGCCGCTCAACGCTCGCGGCGAGCGCAGCGCGCCGCAGATGGCGGCGCTCCTGGTCGGCGAGAAGCTCCAGCCGGACTTGATCCTGAGCTCGACCGCGCTGCGCGCTCGCAGCACGGCGCTCTCGGTGGCGGAGGCCTTCGCTTGGAAGCCGGAGGTGCGGCTCATGCGCTCGCTCTACATGGCGGATCCTGCCGGGATCCTCGCTGAAATCGCCCGCACGCCCGCCGAGGTCGGCTGCCTCTTGGTGGTCGGTCACAACCCGGGGATGGAGGATCTGCTGAGCGACCTGTCGCTGATGCGACAAGCGATGCCCACCGCCGCCGTCGCGCGTTTCGGCGTTCGCGCGTGGTCCGAGCTCGGCAGCACGCGGCCCGAGCTCGTTCACGTCTGGCGGCCCCGAGAAGTGGACTGA
- a CDS encoding methyltransferase domain-containing protein → MQDPGEQQGRLLLLSTGENASWFGRQDAFAFLEKDRDNRLRLERVERFLGRHPKGELLDVGCGDGRVGKRFAALGYRVSGIDAAPENVARAADAGIDARLADASQALPFDAARFDVVYAGELIEHLFDTRAFVAELARVTRPGGTVIVTTPNLAHLPDRLRLLLGRAPSQTQPLHPFLKLHIRPFTAGTLREALGEAGLSLDRLESTLVVWRRDPQDPDRVVLASRGLARLFPTLGSFLIAYATKG, encoded by the coding sequence GTGCAAGATCCTGGCGAACAACAAGGAAGACTTCTACTTCTGAGCACGGGAGAGAACGCCAGCTGGTTCGGTCGCCAGGACGCCTTCGCGTTCCTGGAGAAGGACCGCGACAACCGCCTGCGGCTCGAGCGGGTCGAGCGCTTCCTCGGGCGTCATCCGAAGGGCGAGCTGCTCGACGTGGGCTGCGGCGACGGACGTGTCGGCAAACGCTTCGCGGCCCTCGGCTACCGGGTGAGCGGCATCGACGCCGCGCCGGAGAACGTCGCCCGCGCCGCCGACGCGGGCATCGACGCTCGCCTCGCCGACGCGAGCCAGGCGCTGCCGTTCGACGCCGCGCGCTTCGACGTGGTGTACGCCGGGGAGCTCATCGAGCACCTGTTCGACACTCGGGCTTTCGTCGCCGAGCTGGCGCGGGTCACGCGCCCTGGCGGAACGGTGATCGTCACCACGCCCAACCTGGCGCACCTGCCCGACCGCCTGCGCCTGCTCCTGGGCCGTGCCCCCAGCCAGACACAGCCGCTGCACCCGTTCCTCAAGCTGCACATTCGCCCCTTCACCGCCGGCACGCTGCGCGAAGCCCTCGGCGAAGCTGGGCTCAGCCTAGACCGGCTGGAGAGCACGCTGGTGGTCTGGCGCCGCGACCCCCAGGACCCCGATCGCGTCGTGCTCGCCTCACGCGGCCTGGCGAGGCTCTTCCCGACGCTCGGCAGCTTCCTGATCGCGTACGCGACGAAAGGCTAA
- a CDS encoding glycosyltransferase family 4 protein: MTTRVLHLAGEYPPRRLGGIATYLENVVRRSAPRLVTGVVVVEGQDYHRDPAAAGRAVRVQSVSLDALIERLPERSLLSGSELEAHIPTAGLLGEAWDVVHVHDWYGVLPALALRARQPVRLVMTAHLPLRFGFTYANHPIPVQEKTRLEAMGFRMVDRVIAPSHYIQALLAREYDVPDQKIRVVPNGVDVEAFRPVRGPEAEVPTLLAVSRLSDQKGLDYLLEVLRRVRVSRPDAVLRIAGDGPERERVARRAELMGLSRHVELLGYVAHAELPALYAAASVFLSTSVYEPFGLTTLEAMASGCPVVVSALGGAGDFVRDGVDGFVRYPQHLGAFSDAVLSVISEPVVRRRMADSARSRAEQLAWAKVTDATVAVYSELVGESEELRRVS, encoded by the coding sequence GTGACGACGCGCGTGCTGCACCTGGCCGGGGAGTATCCCCCCCGGCGTCTCGGCGGAATCGCGACCTACCTCGAGAACGTAGTGCGGCGCTCCGCACCGCGGCTCGTGACCGGGGTCGTGGTGGTCGAGGGTCAGGACTACCACCGGGATCCGGCCGCGGCGGGCCGGGCAGTCCGTGTGCAGAGCGTGTCGCTCGACGCGCTGATCGAGCGCTTGCCCGAGCGTTCGCTGCTCTCGGGTAGCGAGCTCGAGGCGCACATCCCCACCGCGGGTCTCTTGGGCGAAGCGTGGGACGTCGTCCACGTCCACGACTGGTACGGCGTGTTGCCGGCGCTGGCGCTCCGCGCCCGCCAGCCGGTGCGTCTGGTGATGACCGCCCACCTGCCGCTGCGCTTCGGCTTCACCTACGCCAACCACCCGATCCCCGTGCAGGAGAAGACGCGCCTCGAGGCGATGGGCTTCCGCATGGTGGACCGGGTCATCGCGCCGAGCCACTACATCCAGGCGCTGCTCGCCCGCGAGTACGACGTCCCCGACCAGAAGATCCGCGTGGTGCCGAACGGCGTGGACGTCGAGGCCTTCCGACCGGTCAGAGGCCCCGAGGCCGAGGTGCCGACGCTGCTCGCGGTCAGCCGGCTGAGCGATCAGAAGGGGCTCGACTACTTGCTCGAGGTGTTGCGGCGCGTGCGCGTGTCGCGCCCGGACGCCGTGCTGCGCATCGCCGGTGACGGGCCAGAGCGCGAGCGCGTCGCGCGCCGAGCCGAGCTCATGGGCCTGTCTCGCCACGTCGAGCTCCTGGGCTACGTCGCGCACGCCGAGCTGCCGGCGCTCTACGCCGCTGCCAGCGTGTTCCTCTCGACCTCCGTCTACGAGCCCTTCGGCCTGACCACGCTGGAGGCCATGGCGTCCGGCTGCCCCGTGGTGGTGTCGGCGCTGGGCGGCGCGGGAGACTTCGTGCGCGACGGCGTGGACGGGTTCGTGCGCTACCCGCAGCACCTCGGCGCGTTCAGCGACGCCGTGCTGAGCGTGATCTCCGAGCCGGTCGTGCGTCGCCGCATGGCGGACAGCGCCCGCAGCCGGGCCGAGCAGCTCGCCTGGGCGAAGGTCACGGACGCGACCGTGGCCGTCTATTCGGAGTTGGTCGGGGAGTCGGAGGAGCTCCGTCGTGTCAGTTGA
- a CDS encoding bis-aminopropyl spermidine synthase family protein, translated as MSANAAEIRRVVRRAIPLRTPDKPAQGAYHVDAPSMQRRLGLLTRLATPRERVLLVGDDDLTSLCLHWLGYSDLTVVDFDAELLDIVRRESKRKVVTVEHDLRGAYRGRLPKLGKSCDLFITDPPYGPDGLRVFAGVGIGALRVGGRGVIVAPAARVAGSSVRDPLSLGVALQAFIAANASALVDIEPSCQRSHHGTVSSMLVLRRVKKRAIDWSALEGAEVFY; from the coding sequence ATGAGCGCGAACGCGGCCGAGATCCGGCGGGTGGTGCGCCGCGCCATCCCGCTCCGCACCCCGGACAAACCCGCGCAGGGCGCCTACCACGTCGACGCGCCCTCGATGCAGCGTCGGCTCGGGCTCCTGACGCGTCTCGCCACGCCGCGGGAGCGGGTGCTCCTGGTCGGGGACGACGACCTGACCAGCCTGTGCCTGCACTGGCTCGGTTATTCCGACCTGACCGTGGTGGACTTCGACGCGGAGCTACTCGACATCGTGAGGCGAGAGTCCAAGAGAAAGGTCGTGACCGTGGAGCACGACCTCCGAGGAGCCTACCGAGGGCGGCTGCCGAAGCTGGGCAAGAGCTGCGACCTGTTCATCACCGACCCGCCGTACGGCCCGGACGGCCTCCGCGTGTTCGCCGGCGTGGGCATCGGTGCGCTTCGCGTCGGTGGTCGGGGCGTGATCGTCGCACCCGCAGCTCGCGTGGCGGGGTCCAGCGTGCGCGATCCGCTGTCCCTCGGGGTCGCGCTCCAGGCCTTCATCGCGGCGAACGCCTCGGCTCTCGTGGACATCGAGCCGAGCTGTCAGCGCTCTCATCACGGCACGGTGTCCTCGATGCTCGTCTTGCGTCGCGTGAAGAAGCGAGCCATCGACTGGAGCGCGCTCGAAGGGGCGGAGGTCTTCTACTGA